GAGCTTGAACTCGAGCGACTGCATAAGTTTGCAATTAACAAAAGTATGCTCGAAAATTTTGAACTTGCCATTGAAACGGCTGAATCGGAAATTAATGTAGCCGGAAGATTCGCACCGGACATAAACACGCTCAATCACGGTTTCCAGGATTTATCGCCGGATTTACGGCATCGAATTTTGGAATATTTCCCAACAACAACTGAAAATTTCAAAACTACGAACGAAGACTTATTCGACAGAGTTGGAATTTCGGAAGCAGATTTAGTCGTTTGCGATGTTGTGGGCGATTCGATGATTGGAGCCGGAATCAAATCAAGTGACCTTTTATTGGCAAATTCATTTGAAATTCCTGAAAACGGTAAGATTGTAATCGCTGAAATTGATGGCAAACTATACGTCAAACGTTACTCAGTGATAGGTGGAGTAGTACATCTTATTTCTGAAAACCCTGATTATGAACCGATTATAATCAATTCGCACCACAAATTCAGAATAAAAGGTGTTGTCAAACACATCCTGAGTAAAATTTAATTTTGTGTATAACTAAATTTTATTTATATTACATTTGATTTTGATACCAAAAACTTTTACTTTTGAACCAAATTGATTTAACAGATAGGGAAATTTAATGAACAGACCGTATGTATTAGTTGTAGATGATAACAAAATAACTACGAAATTGCTTAAACGCTATCTCGAAGCAAATGGATACGAAGCCGGTGAGGCTTTTGACGGAATTGAGTGTTTAGAGAAAGTGGATGCAAGAATGCCCGACGCCATAGTCTTAGACGTGATGATGCCACGAATGGACGGGTACGAAACGGTTTCCAAATTAAAGGAGAACGGCGACACAAGACATATTCCCGTGGTTATTGTCACCGCTCTAAATGATATTCCGAATCAATTAAAATCTATCGAATCCGGTGGCGACGATTTCTTGAGCAAACCAATCGAAGAAAAGTTACTTGTTGCAAAAGTCAAATTGATGACTAATTTGAATCTGGCAAACAAAGAACTTAATAAGTACAAGAGCCTCTTAAATGATTTAGTGGACGGCAAAATCTCGAAAGATGATGCTAAGAAAGCTTTAGAACTGTAAAATTTCACATATTTGATTCAGACCAACGAAATATTTTTGTTGGTCTTTTTTTATTTTGCAAATTGATTCGTCATACTGATGTATCAACTAACTATAATGGTGAAATTATGAAAAAAAATGTGATAATATTGACAGCTTTAGCTTTTGTGCTTTCGGCTTTCATTTTTCAAGGTTGCAATGCAATCAAAGACATTTCCAACACGCTCGCAAATGTCTCCAAATTGCAATTCAAGCTCGATAATGTTACTAATTTCCGGCTCGTGGGGATTGATTTGGGAAGCAAGCGCTCAGTAACCGATTTCAACATCAGTGATGGGTTGAAATTAACTAATGCTTTCGCTACAAAAAGCTTTCCGGCAACTTTTGTCGTTAATCTAAACGCTTTAAACCCAAACGACGGCACAAATAAAACTCAAAAAACAAATGCCACAATCGCAGGGCTGGACTATAGATTGATTTTGGACGAGGTTCCGACTATTGCAGGCGATATTCAAGCACCAATCAGCGTTCCCGGCACCGGACAATCTGTGACTATTCCTTTATCGATGTCGCTTGACTTGCTGCAATTCTTTGGCAATCGTGGCTATGAAAGTCTCATGAATTTGGCGTTAGCACTTGGGGGAGTAAACGGTACGGCAGCAAAAGTCAAACTTGATATCAAACCAACTGTAAATACAGCAATTGGTCC
This Candidatus Kapaibacterium sp. DNA region includes the following protein-coding sequences:
- a CDS encoding response regulator, which codes for MNRPYVLVVDDNKITTKLLKRYLEANGYEAGEAFDGIECLEKVDARMPDAIVLDVMMPRMDGYETVSKLKENGDTRHIPVVIVTALNDIPNQLKSIESGGDDFLSKPIEEKLLVAKVKLMTNLNLANKELNKYKSLLNDLVDGKISKDDAKKALEL
- a CDS encoding S24 family peptidase is translated as MAISDEVRDYDKDEISFMNEVRKNYLLSLKGLKHAELELERLHKFAINKSMLENFELAIETAESEINVAGRFAPDINTLNHGFQDLSPDLRHRILEYFPTTTENFKTTNEDLFDRVGISEADLVVCDVVGDSMIGAGIKSSDLLLANSFEIPENGKIVIAEIDGKLYVKRYSVIGGVVHLISENPDYEPIIINSHHKFRIKGVVKHILSKI